The following DNA comes from Nitrospirota bacterium.
GAGGACCCTCTTGTAAGGTGGGGAGCTACCCACGCGTGGATTCGCCGAGCTCGAAACGAACGAAGCGGCGGACGACGATGTTCTCGCCGAGTTGAGCGATGCTCTGCTTGATGTAGTCGGTGACGGAAATGTTGGGGTCCTTGATGTAGGGCTGATCCAAAAGGCAGACATCCTGAAAGAACTTGACGAGCTTGCCCTCGATGATCTTTTCTACGACCTGGGGCGGCTTCCCCGAGGCGGCGGCCTCTTTCCGCAGGATGGCCTTCTGATCTTCCAGAGCGGGGGCGGGAACGTCCGTGCGGGAAACGTAGAGGGGGTTGGACGCGGCCACCTGCATCGCGATGTCTTTGGCCACGGCCTGGAAGTTCGGGGTGCGCGCCACGAAGTCGGTTTCGCAGTTCACTTCCACCAGGACGCCGATCTTGCCGCCGGCGTGAACATAGTTGCCGACCAAGCCCTCCGACGCCACACGCTGAACTTTTCGCTCGGCGCGGGCAAGGCCCTTTTCGCGGAGATAGCGGGTGGCTTTGTCGACGTCCCCCTGCATTTCGGCCAGCGCCTTTTTGCAGTCCATGATGCCGGCGCCGGTCTTCTCGCGCAGTTCCCTGATCCGATCGACTTCAGACGCAGCCATGGGAGGAATGAGGGGGCTAGGACTTACGCGGCTCTTGCTTCTCGTCGTACGCGGCGATCAGCTCCTCGATCGTACGGCGCATCCGCACCTTGCCGCGCTCCACTTTGACGCCGGCGATGGTCGTCTGAGCGACCTGGACCTCGGGCTCGGCGGTCTGCCGCTGCTCGTGCATGCTCTTCTCCAGCGCCAGCCGTCCGTCGGAAATGGCTTCGCCGATGCGGGTGAGGAAAAGCCGGATGGATCGGACCGAATCATCATTGGCAGGGATGGGATAGGCCATTTCGTCGGGGTCGCTGTTCGTGTCGGCCAACGCCACCACCGGGATGGAGAGGCGGTGGGCCTCCTGAATGGCAATGTGTTCCTTCTCGCTGTCGACTACCACGAGCGCTCCGGGCAGCTTGTCCATGTTGAGAATGCCCTCCAAGGCGCTCTGCATCTTGTCCCGCTTGAGGATCATGCGGCGGACTTCCTTCTTCGTGAACGCGGGACTGAACCCTTCTTTTTCCATTCGCTCAAGCGCCTTGATCTGTTCGACGCATTTCTTGATCGTGTTGAAATTCGTTAGCGTGCCTCCGACCCACCGGAGATTGACGTACGGCATGTCGTGGGCTTTCGCGATCTCGCCGACGATCATCTGCGCCTGGGGCTTTGTTCCGATGAGGAGGACCTTCTCGCCCCGGGCTACAATATGACCGACGAAATTGCAGGCTTCCTTGCAAAGGTCGATGGTCTTATTGACGTTCAGGATGTGGATGCCCCGCTTGGCGCCGTAGATGTAAGGGGCCATCTTGGGGTTCCACTTTTGGGTCGGGTGACCCAGGTGGACGCCCGCTTCAATGAGCTCAGTGACCGTCAATTCCGCCATAAGCGCGCCCCTGTATAGCACACCCCGAAACGGAGTGCAAAACCCGGTAAGTTATGGAACGAGGGGGTCGGTCCGCCCCCAGGAGGAGGGGGAAGACCCCATGGTCAGGAGGAGCGAGCCGCCGGAGGCGAGGTCCGCGTGGCGAAACCACGGCTCGCGAAGCGGCCTGCCATTGAGCGAAGCGGACCGAATGTAAAGATTTTCCGGAGAAGCGTTCCTAGCCTCGATGACAAAGTTCCCGTCGGGGAGGTGCAGGACGCTTCGGCCGAACACCGGACTGCCGATGAGGTAGACGTCGGTCCCGGCGAGCGGATAGATGCCCATTGCGCTGAAGACGTACCACGCAGAGAGAGTGCCCGCGTCATCGTTCCCGGGAAGGCCGTCCGGCCCGTCGGTGTACTTGGTGTCCATGATCCACCGAATCCATCTCGGGGCGAGATCCGGGCGGCCGGCGAGCGTGTACATGTAGGCGGCGTGGATGTCGGGTTCGTTGCCGTGCCAGTAGTAGGGATCGGGCATGGGGTAGGGGGTTCCGCCGAGGGGGATGACCGCCGCGGGATTTTCCACGGAGGATTGGAAAAAGGTGTCGAGCTTCCGGAGCATCGCGTCGCGGCTGCCGAAGAGTTGGATGAATCCGGACACGTCGTAGGGAACGAGCCAAAGATATTGCCAGGCATTGCCTTCGACGTAGTGGTCTTGGAGGATTCCCGCCGGATTGAATTTGTCCGGGTCGGCCCATGAACCGGATGTCGTTTTGGGCCGGAAGAACTGGGTGTCATCGTCCCACTGGTTTCGATAGGTTTGTGATCGTTCGAGATAGGTGGCGTGGTCGGATTCCAGACCCAAGGCCCTGGCCATTCGAGCAATCGCGTAATCGGCATAGGCGTATTCGAGAGTGAGTGAGACCGACCCGCCCATTTTGTCGGCTGGACAGAAACCGGCCGCGAGGCAGTCCTTGATTCCGCCACGCGGGCCATCCGTTCCCGCCGATTTTTTCATGCCTTCGTAGGCCAGGGCCGAGTCGAATTCGCG
Coding sequences within:
- the rpsB gene encoding 30S ribosomal protein S2, which produces MAELTVTELIEAGVHLGHPTQKWNPKMAPYIYGAKRGIHILNVNKTIDLCKEACNFVGHIVARGEKVLLIGTKPQAQMIVGEIAKAHDMPYVNLRWVGGTLTNFNTIKKCVEQIKALERMEKEGFSPAFTKKEVRRMILKRDKMQSALEGILNMDKLPGALVVVDSEKEHIAIQEAHRLSIPVVALADTNSDPDEMAYPIPANDDSVRSIRLFLTRIGEAISDGRLALEKSMHEQRQTAEPEVQVAQTTIAGVKVERGKVRMRRTIEELIAAYDEKQEPRKS
- the tsf gene encoding translation elongation factor Ts yields the protein MAASEVDRIRELREKTGAGIMDCKKALAEMQGDVDKATRYLREKGLARAERKVQRVASEGLVGNYVHAGGKIGVLVEVNCETDFVARTPNFQAVAKDIAMQVAASNPLYVSRTDVPAPALEDQKAILRKEAAASGKPPQVVEKIIEGKLVKFFQDVCLLDQPYIKDPNISVTDYIKQSIAQLGENIVVRRFVRFELGESTRG